A part of Mycolicibacterium sp. TUM20985 genomic DNA contains:
- a CDS encoding CoA-acylating methylmalonate-semialdehyde dehydrogenase codes for MTLSTRVRTIAHWAGGKHFAGSGDRTAQVTNPATGQVTGELALADASDARAVIDVAGAAYPAWRDTSLAKRTQILFAFRELLNARKGELAEIITSEHGKVVSDALGEVSRGQEVVEFACGIAHLLKGGMTENASTNVDVASIRQPLGVVGIISPFNFPAMVPMWFFPIAIAAGNTVVLKPSEKDPSAALWIAELWAEAGLPAGVFNVLQGDKVAVDELLTNPTVKAISFVGSTPIAQYVYATGTLHGKRVQALGGAKNHAIVLPDADLDLAADAMINAGFGSAGERCMAISACVAVGPIADELVAKIADRAKTLKTGDGTRDSDMGPLVTKAHRDRVASYVDAGEADGATIVVDGRGVSVDGDEDGFWLGPTLIDDVTPDMSVYTDEIFGPVLSVLRVGSYDEALALINANPYGNGTAIFTNDGGAARRFQNEVEVGMIGINVPIPVPTAYYSFGGWKSSLFGDTHAHGTEGVHFFTRGKVVTTRWLDPSHGGINLGFPQND; via the coding sequence ATGACACTCAGCACCCGCGTCCGCACCATCGCCCACTGGGCCGGTGGCAAGCACTTCGCCGGCTCCGGCGACCGCACCGCACAGGTGACCAACCCCGCGACCGGTCAGGTCACCGGCGAACTCGCCTTGGCCGACGCGAGCGACGCGCGGGCCGTCATCGACGTCGCAGGCGCGGCCTACCCCGCCTGGCGGGACACCTCGCTGGCCAAGCGCACGCAGATCCTGTTCGCCTTCCGGGAGCTGCTGAACGCCCGCAAGGGTGAACTCGCCGAAATCATCACCAGCGAGCACGGCAAGGTCGTCTCCGACGCCCTCGGCGAGGTCAGCCGCGGTCAGGAAGTCGTCGAGTTCGCCTGCGGCATAGCACATTTGCTCAAGGGCGGCATGACCGAGAACGCTTCGACCAACGTCGATGTGGCATCGATCCGGCAGCCTCTCGGCGTCGTCGGCATCATCAGCCCCTTCAACTTCCCCGCCATGGTGCCGATGTGGTTCTTCCCCATCGCGATCGCCGCGGGCAACACCGTCGTCCTCAAGCCCAGCGAGAAGGATCCGTCCGCCGCGCTCTGGATCGCCGAGCTGTGGGCCGAGGCCGGTCTGCCCGCCGGGGTGTTCAACGTGCTGCAGGGTGACAAGGTCGCGGTCGACGAGCTCCTCACGAACCCGACCGTGAAGGCGATCTCCTTCGTCGGCTCGACGCCGATCGCGCAGTACGTCTACGCCACCGGCACACTGCACGGCAAGCGGGTCCAGGCGCTCGGCGGTGCCAAGAACCATGCGATCGTGCTGCCCGACGCCGACCTCGACCTGGCCGCCGACGCCATGATCAACGCTGGCTTCGGGTCGGCCGGCGAGCGCTGCATGGCGATCTCCGCCTGTGTCGCGGTCGGCCCGATCGCCGACGAGTTGGTCGCCAAGATCGCCGACCGCGCCAAGACGTTGAAGACCGGTGACGGCACACGGGATTCCGACATGGGACCGCTGGTCACCAAGGCGCACCGCGACCGGGTGGCGTCCTACGTCGACGCCGGCGAGGCCGACGGCGCCACCATCGTCGTCGACGGCCGCGGAGTGTCGGTCGACGGTGACGAGGACGGCTTCTGGCTGGGGCCGACGCTGATCGACGACGTCACCCCCGACATGAGCGTCTACACCGACGAGATCTTCGGCCCGGTGCTGTCGGTCCTGCGGGTGGGCTCCTACGACGAGGCCCTGGCCCTGATCAACGCCAACCCTTACGGCAACGGCACCGCGATCTTCACCAACGACGGCGGCGCCGCCCGGCGCTTCCAGAACGAGGTCGAGGTCGGGATGATCGGCATCAACGTGCCCATCCCCGTGCCCACCGCCTACTACAGTTTCGGGGGCTGGAAGAGCTCGCTGTTCGGCGACACCCATGCGCACGGCACCGAGGGCGTCCACTTCTTCACCCGTGGCAAGGTTGTCACCACCCGCTGGCTCGACCCCAGCCACGGTGGTATCAATCTCGGCTTCCCGCAGAACGACTGA
- a CDS encoding aspartate aminotransferase family protein, which translates to MSTTTPTEILPSGQDLDTAIAEGAHAYELDRQHVFHSWSAQAQIKPMTIVAADGSYVWDGDGNKLLDFSSQLVFTNIGHQHPKVVAAIAEQAAKLCTVAPQHVNAARSEAARLIAERTPGDLNRVFFTNGGADAVEHAVRMARLHTGRYKVLARYRSYHGGTDTAVNLTGDPRRYPNDYASSGVVHFNGPFLYRSSFHAENEQQESERALEYLERLIQHEGATSFAAIILESVPGTAGIMVPPPGYMAGVREICDRYGIMLIADEVMAGFGRTGKWFAIQHFDVVPDLMTFAKGVTSGYVPLGGVAISEAIYSTFADRAYPGGLTYSGHPLACAAAVATINAMEDEGMVANAARIGSEVLGPGLADLAARHPSVGEVRGLGVFQAIELVANPQTREPLAPYGGSSPAMNAVVAACKSGGLLPFANFNRIHAVPACNITDEQVAEGLAILDAALTVADGYVV; encoded by the coding sequence ATGAGCACCACCACCCCCACCGAGATCCTGCCGTCGGGACAGGACCTCGACACCGCGATCGCCGAGGGCGCCCACGCCTACGAACTCGACCGCCAGCACGTCTTCCACTCCTGGTCCGCGCAGGCGCAGATCAAGCCGATGACGATCGTGGCTGCCGACGGCTCCTACGTCTGGGACGGCGACGGCAACAAGCTGCTCGACTTCTCCTCGCAACTGGTGTTCACCAACATTGGGCACCAGCACCCGAAAGTCGTTGCGGCCATTGCCGAACAAGCGGCCAAGCTGTGTACGGTGGCGCCTCAGCACGTCAATGCCGCGCGCTCCGAGGCGGCCCGGCTGATCGCCGAGCGCACCCCGGGCGACCTCAACCGGGTCTTCTTCACCAACGGTGGCGCCGACGCCGTCGAGCACGCCGTCCGCATGGCGCGGTTGCACACCGGCCGCTACAAGGTGCTGGCGCGGTACCGCTCCTACCACGGTGGCACCGACACCGCGGTCAACCTGACGGGCGACCCGCGCCGCTACCCCAACGACTACGCCAGCAGTGGCGTCGTCCACTTCAACGGCCCGTTCCTCTACCGCTCGTCGTTCCACGCGGAGAACGAGCAGCAGGAGAGCGAGCGCGCGCTGGAGTACCTGGAGCGCCTGATTCAGCACGAGGGCGCGACGTCGTTCGCGGCCATCATCCTCGAGTCCGTACCGGGCACCGCGGGCATCATGGTGCCGCCGCCGGGCTACATGGCAGGCGTCCGCGAGATCTGCGACCGCTACGGCATCATGCTCATCGCCGACGAGGTGATGGCGGGCTTCGGCCGGACCGGAAAGTGGTTCGCGATCCAGCACTTCGACGTGGTGCCCGATCTCATGACGTTCGCCAAGGGCGTCACCTCCGGCTACGTGCCGCTGGGCGGGGTCGCGATCAGCGAGGCCATCTACTCGACGTTCGCCGATCGCGCCTACCCGGGTGGACTGACCTACTCCGGCCATCCCCTGGCGTGTGCCGCTGCCGTCGCGACCATCAACGCCATGGAGGACGAGGGCATGGTCGCCAACGCCGCGCGCATCGGTTCCGAGGTCCTCGGCCCGGGCCTGGCTGACCTTGCGGCCCGTCACCCGTCGGTCGGTGAGGTCCGGGGTCTTGGCGTGTTCCAGGCGATCGAGCTGGTGGCCAACCCGCAGACGCGGGAACCGCTGGCGCCCTACGGCGGCTCGAGTCCGGCGATGAATGCGGTGGTGGCGGCGTGCAAGTCCGGCGGCCTGCTGCCGTTCGCCAACTTCAACCGGATCCACGCGGTGCCCGCCTGCAACATCACCGACGAGCAGGTCGCCGAGGGTCTCGCGATCCTCGACGCGGCGTTGACGGTGGCCGACGGCTACGTGGTCTGA
- a CDS encoding IS30 family transposase, protein MGSHAIQPVTVSAFWGQVRLGFGPAEAAVIVGVSLGAARKWLTDAGGVKPRVHEPKTDGPRPRLTVSERIEIQVGVGRNESLRSMGRRLHRPASTIKRELDRNVENRYDGRASGYRRKEAFGARQSGISSTVRYDALAGERSAARRARRPKVRKFAVADTLRDEVQTRLELRHSPRQIARRLRIDFPDDLEMWVSHEAIYQAIYVQGRGSLRRELHQCLRTKRAIRRPRHQPGTRRGRIPGMVNISERPAEVADRAVPGHWEGDLIIGSTTSGSAIGTLVERSTRFVMLLHLPDNHGAVAVQDAIVEKMTELPEHLRRSLTWDQGKEMANHLAIAVAADLDIYFCDPHSPWQRGTNENTNGLLRQYFPKGTDLSLHGPGILDNVAAELNGRPRETLNWRTPAEALNELLSKPPTVASTA, encoded by the coding sequence ATGGGATCTCATGCGATTCAGCCGGTGACGGTGAGTGCGTTTTGGGGGCAGGTTCGGCTGGGTTTTGGTCCGGCTGAGGCTGCGGTCATTGTCGGCGTGTCGCTCGGGGCGGCGCGGAAATGGTTGACCGACGCTGGTGGCGTGAAACCACGTGTGCACGAACCCAAGACGGATGGGCCACGACCCCGACTGACCGTGTCGGAACGGATCGAAATTCAGGTCGGTGTGGGCCGCAATGAGTCCCTTCGCTCGATGGGGCGACGACTGCATAGGCCAGCCTCGACGATCAAACGCGAGTTGGATCGCAACGTCGAGAACCGCTACGACGGACGTGCGTCGGGTTATCGACGCAAGGAGGCCTTCGGAGCCCGTCAAAGCGGCATCAGCTCGACGGTGCGTTACGACGCGTTGGCAGGTGAACGGTCAGCCGCGAGGCGGGCGCGGCGCCCCAAGGTGCGCAAGTTCGCCGTCGCTGACACGTTGCGTGATGAGGTGCAGACTCGGTTGGAGCTGCGTCACAGTCCGCGCCAGATAGCCAGGCGGTTGCGCATCGACTTTCCCGACGATCTGGAGATGTGGGTGTCACACGAAGCCATCTACCAGGCCATTTACGTTCAAGGGCGGGGGTCGCTGCGCCGGGAATTGCACCAGTGCTTGCGGACCAAGCGAGCGATCCGCCGGCCTCGGCATCAGCCCGGGACCCGGCGCGGCCGCATTCCGGGGATGGTCAACATTAGTGAACGCCCGGCCGAGGTCGCCGATCGCGCGGTACCCGGGCACTGGGAGGGTGACCTGATCATCGGCAGCACCACATCGGGATCGGCGATCGGCACCCTGGTGGAACGCTCCACCCGTTTCGTGATGCTGCTGCATCTGCCCGACAACCACGGTGCGGTCGCGGTTCAGGACGCCATCGTGGAGAAGATGACCGAGCTGCCCGAGCATCTACGCCGTTCCTTGACCTGGGATCAGGGCAAGGAGATGGCCAATCACCTTGCCATCGCCGTCGCAGCCGATCTCGACATCTATTTCTGCGATCCGCACTCTCCTTGGCAACGGGGCACCAACGAGAACACCAATGGGCTTCTGCGTCAATACTTTCCGAAGGGAACCGACTTATCGCTGCACGGTCCCGGGATCTTGGACAATGTCGCAGCCGAACTCAACGGCCGTCCCCGCGAAACCCTGAACTGGAGAACACCCGCCGAAGCACTCAACGAACTACTCTCAAAACCGCCAACTGTTGCATCGACCGCCTGA
- a CDS encoding DUF4189 domain-containing protein, producing the protein MTTTPHTSRRRLAAAALLISAGAGMAAMAGQGTAAASPTTVPAPPPTSDRYVAIAYGPSIQFTGVSINTTQQAASSEAVYRCSSKARDCQVVVVAKNGCAALAVDGTRFFGGIGPSYAAANGDARLGLFNSGTIKANQCA; encoded by the coding sequence ATGACCACCACCCCGCACACCTCGCGTCGCCGTCTCGCCGCAGCAGCCCTGCTCATCAGCGCTGGCGCCGGTATGGCTGCGATGGCCGGCCAGGGCACGGCAGCCGCCTCGCCGACGACGGTGCCCGCACCTCCGCCGACGTCGGATCGATACGTCGCGATCGCCTACGGGCCGAGCATCCAGTTCACCGGCGTTTCCATCAATACGACCCAGCAGGCCGCGTCCAGCGAGGCGGTGTACCGGTGCAGCTCGAAGGCTCGCGATTGCCAGGTCGTCGTCGTGGCGAAGAACGGCTGCGCTGCGCTGGCGGTAGATGGCACGCGCTTCTTCGGCGGCATCGGTCCCAGCTACGCCGCAGCCAACGGCGACGCCCGGCTCGGGCTCTTCAACTCGGGCACGATCAAGGCGAACCAGTGCGCCTAG
- the sthA gene encoding Si-specific NAD(P)(+) transhydrogenase, protein MATATEYDLIVIGSGPGGQKAAVAAAKLGKTVAVVEHGHMLGGVCVNTGTIPSKTLREAVLHLTGMNQRELYGASYRVKEKITPADLQERTSHVITREIDVIRDQLVRNHIDLFTGHGRFIDPNTVQVEGPVDAEHRTLTGEFIVIATGTTPRRPDGVDFDDERVLDSDEIVSLNFIPTSMVVVGAGVIGIEYASIFAALGSKVTVIEKRDTMLDFCDPEVVEALRFHLRDSAVMFRFGEEVTSVDVSETGTLTTLASGKQIAAEAVMYSAGRTGRTDGLDLEAAGLQTDDRGRIQVDEQFRTKVDHIFSVGDIIGFPALAATSMDQGRLAACHAFGEPANDMTALQPIGIYTIPEVSFVGATESELTRDSIPYEFGVSRYRELARGQIAGDSYGMLKLLVSTEDRKLLGVHIFGTAATELVHIGQAVMGCGGTVDYLVDAVLNYPTFSEAYKVAALDVMNKMRAVRVFRGEEPAPVGE, encoded by the coding sequence ATGGCCACGGCGACTGAATACGACCTGATCGTTATCGGCTCCGGCCCCGGTGGCCAGAAGGCAGCCGTGGCCGCGGCCAAACTCGGCAAGACGGTGGCAGTGGTCGAGCACGGCCACATGCTCGGCGGTGTGTGCGTGAACACCGGCACCATCCCGTCGAAGACCCTCCGCGAGGCCGTGCTGCACCTCACCGGGATGAACCAACGCGAGCTGTACGGCGCCAGCTATCGCGTCAAGGAGAAGATCACCCCCGCCGATCTCCAGGAGCGCACCTCGCACGTCATCACCCGGGAGATCGACGTCATCCGCGACCAGCTGGTGCGCAACCACATCGACCTGTTCACCGGCCACGGCCGCTTCATCGATCCCAACACGGTTCAGGTGGAGGGACCGGTCGACGCCGAACATCGCACGCTGACAGGCGAATTCATCGTCATCGCGACGGGCACCACACCCCGTCGGCCCGACGGTGTCGACTTCGACGACGAGCGGGTGCTGGACTCCGACGAGATCGTCAGCCTGAACTTCATTCCGACCTCGATGGTGGTCGTCGGTGCAGGCGTCATCGGTATCGAGTACGCGTCGATCTTCGCCGCGCTCGGGAGCAAGGTGACGGTGATCGAGAAGCGCGACACGATGCTGGACTTCTGCGATCCGGAGGTCGTCGAGGCCTTGCGCTTCCATCTGCGGGATTCGGCGGTCATGTTCCGGTTCGGCGAGGAGGTGACCAGTGTCGACGTCTCCGAAACCGGCACCCTGACCACACTGGCCAGCGGTAAGCAGATCGCCGCCGAGGCGGTGATGTACTCCGCCGGTCGCACGGGTCGCACCGACGGGCTGGACCTCGAGGCGGCGGGGCTGCAGACCGACGATCGCGGCCGCATCCAGGTGGACGAACAGTTTCGCACCAAGGTCGACCACATCTTCAGCGTCGGAGACATCATCGGCTTCCCGGCACTGGCCGCGACGTCGATGGATCAGGGCAGGCTGGCGGCGTGCCACGCGTTCGGCGAACCAGCGAACGACATGACGGCACTGCAGCCCATCGGCATCTACACGATCCCGGAGGTGTCCTTCGTCGGCGCCACGGAGTCGGAGCTCACCCGGGACTCCATCCCGTACGAGTTCGGGGTGTCCCGGTACCGCGAACTCGCCCGCGGTCAGATCGCCGGGGATTCCTACGGCATGCTCAAGCTGCTGGTGTCGACCGAGGATCGGAAGCTGCTCGGCGTCCACATCTTTGGCACCGCCGCCACCGAGCTGGTACACATCGGTCAGGCGGTGATGGGCTGCGGCGGAACGGTGGACTACCTCGTCGACGCCGTCCTCAACTACCCCACGTTCTCCGAGGCCTACAAGGTGGCCGCCCTCGACGTGATGAACAAGATGCGGGCCGTGCGCGTCTTCCGCGGGGAGGAGCCGGCGCCCGTCGGCGAGTAG
- a CDS encoding alpha/beta hydrolase family protein — protein MPEPVSFPSSTGPLLRGVIDLPVGEPRGWGVFAHGFTLGKDSPAASRMCKQLAADGIGMLRFDNLGLGDSEGDWGDGSFSHKVADTVRAVEVLNDAGREVHLLVGHSFGGAAAIAAAHECDTVAAVASVGAPYQPAHVEQNYDALVHRIEAFGEAALLIGGKALTLKRHFLDDVRAADLHERIRTLRRALLVMHSPTDNTVGIANASEIFRAARHPRSFVSLEGADHLLTEKNQAARAARIISAWADPYL, from the coding sequence GTGCCCGAGCCCGTCAGTTTCCCCAGCAGCACCGGTCCCCTCCTGCGCGGAGTCATCGACCTTCCCGTCGGCGAGCCCCGCGGGTGGGGTGTCTTCGCCCACGGCTTCACCCTTGGCAAGGACAGCCCGGCGGCGAGCCGGATGTGCAAACAGCTCGCGGCCGACGGCATCGGGATGCTGCGCTTCGACAACCTCGGCCTCGGTGATTCCGAAGGTGATTGGGGCGACGGTTCCTTCTCGCACAAGGTCGCCGACACCGTCCGCGCGGTCGAGGTCTTGAACGACGCCGGTCGCGAGGTGCACCTCCTCGTCGGGCACTCCTTCGGCGGGGCGGCGGCGATCGCGGCCGCCCACGAATGCGACACCGTGGCCGCCGTGGCCAGCGTCGGCGCGCCCTACCAACCCGCTCACGTCGAGCAGAACTACGACGCCCTGGTCCATCGGATCGAGGCCTTCGGCGAGGCGGCGCTCCTGATCGGCGGCAAGGCATTGACGCTGAAACGGCACTTCCTCGACGACGTCCGCGCGGCCGATCTGCACGAGCGGATCCGCACGCTGCGACGGGCGCTGCTGGTGATGCACTCGCCCACCGACAACACCGTGGGCATCGCGAATGCGAGCGAGATCTTCCGGGCCGCCCGCCACCCGCGCAGCTTCGTCTCCCTCGAGGGTGCCGACCACCTCCTCACCGAGAAGAACCAGGCCGCTCGCGCCGCCCGCATCATCAGCGCGTGGGCCGACCCCTACCTCTGA
- a CDS encoding NAD(P)-dependent oxidoreductase has product MTATDEPRLKVLVPDDLGIDLPPRSAGIDAAHYRPGEPWPPDYADAEVVVVGFDDAEATGVRFVDLPALRLVQTLNAGYEQWLPHLPDGVQLSNGRGAHGGSSAEWVVAALLSIYRELSLFGAHQSDGVWAPKDTETLIGKRVLVLGAGDLAVNLAARLTPFETDVILVGQRARDGVLAMADLDDVLPTADAVVAMLPDTESTRHVVDGDFLGKLRDGAIVVNAGRGGAVDTDALLAELNSGRLLAALDVTDPEPLPAGHPLWSAPGLLLTPHVAGSTAGAWARAWRVALDQIEVFAAGGRPPNLVVGPG; this is encoded by the coding sequence GTGACCGCCACCGATGAGCCGCGCCTGAAAGTCCTCGTTCCCGACGACCTCGGCATCGACCTGCCGCCGCGCTCGGCTGGCATCGATGCCGCCCACTACCGGCCCGGGGAACCGTGGCCGCCCGACTACGCGGATGCCGAGGTGGTCGTGGTCGGCTTCGACGATGCCGAGGCGACGGGGGTCAGGTTCGTCGACCTGCCGGCGCTACGGCTGGTGCAGACGCTCAACGCGGGGTACGAGCAATGGCTTCCGCATCTGCCCGACGGGGTTCAGCTGTCCAATGGCCGCGGTGCACACGGCGGCTCGTCGGCCGAGTGGGTGGTGGCCGCCCTCCTGTCCATCTACCGGGAACTGTCGCTGTTCGGCGCCCACCAGTCCGACGGCGTGTGGGCCCCGAAGGACACCGAGACGTTGATCGGCAAACGGGTCCTCGTCCTGGGGGCGGGGGATCTGGCCGTCAACCTCGCCGCCCGACTCACACCGTTCGAGACCGACGTGATCCTGGTCGGTCAGCGGGCGCGGGACGGGGTGCTCGCCATGGCCGACCTCGACGACGTGCTGCCCACCGCCGACGCGGTGGTCGCCATGCTGCCCGACACCGAGTCGACCCGGCACGTCGTCGACGGCGACTTCCTCGGCAAACTGCGCGACGGCGCCATCGTCGTCAACGCCGGCCGGGGCGGCGCGGTGGACACCGACGCGCTGCTCGCCGAGCTGAACTCGGGCCGGCTGCTGGCCGCGCTCGACGTCACCGATCCGGAGCCGCTCCCGGCGGGTCACCCGCTGTGGTCGGCTCCGGGCCTGCTGCTGACCCCGCACGTCGCGGGTAGCACCGCGGGGGCCTGGGCCAGGGCCTGGCGTGTCGCACTCGATCAGATCGAGGTCTTCGCCGCGGGCGGTCGCCCCCCGAACCTGGTGGTCGGCCCCGGATAG